A window of the Brassica napus cultivar Da-Ae chromosome C5, Da-Ae, whole genome shotgun sequence genome harbors these coding sequences:
- the LOC106397737 gene encoding extensin-2-like produces MTSYPGMGRSAHLVYALGFVIMATMVAASYEPYTYSSPPPPMYNSPAPKVDYKSPPPPYVYSSPPPPPMYSPSPKVDYKSPPPPYVYSSPLPPYYSPSPKVDYKSPPPPYVYSSPPPPPYIYSSPPPPPYYSPSPKVDYKSPPPPYVYSSPPPPPYVYNSPPPPPYYSPSPKVDYKSPPPPYVYTSPPPPYYSPSPKPAYKSPPPPYVYNSPPPPYYSPSPKVDYKSPPPPYVYKSPPPPYYSPSPKPIYKSPPPPYVYSSPPPPYYSPSPKPIYKSPPPPYVYSSPPPPYYSPSPKPSYKSPPPPYAYSSPPPPYYSPSPKPIYKSPPPPYVYSSPPPPYYSPSPKPSYKSPPPPYVYSSPPPPYYSPSPKPAYKSPPPPYIYSSPPPPYYSPSPKPVYKSPPPPYVYSSPPPPYYSPSPKHVYKSPPPPYVYSSPPPPYYSPSPKPAYKSPPPPYVYSSPPPPYYSPSPKPAYKSPPPPYAYSSPPPPYYSPSPKPAYKSSPPPYVYSSPPPPYYSPSPKHVYKSPPPPYVYNSPPPPYYSPSPKVVYKSPPHPHVCVCPPPPPCYSPSPTPYVYHSPPPPPYYSPSPKHAYKSSPPPYVYSSPPPPYYSPTPKHAYKSPPPPYVYSSPPPPYYSPSPKPTYKSPPPPYVYSSPPPPPYYSPSPKVEYKSPPPPYVYSSPPPPPYYSPSPKVEYKYPPPPYVYSSPPPPPYYSPSPKVEYKSPPPPYVYSSPPPPPYYSPSPKVEYKSPPPPYVYISPPPPPYYSPSPKVEYKSPPPPYVYSSPPPPPYYSPSPKVEYKSPPPPYVYSSPPPPPYYSPSPKIEYKSPPPPYVYSSPPPPPYYSPSPKVEYKSPPPPYVYSSPPPPPYSPSPKVEYKSPPPPYVYSSPPPPAYYSPSPKVDYKSPPPPYVYTSPPPPTYSPSPKAEYKSPPPPSYY; encoded by the coding sequence ATGACATCTTATCCCGGGATGGGGCGTTCAGCCCATCTCGTTTATGCTCTTGGTTTTGTAATCATGGCAACAATGGTTGCTGCTTCTTATGAGCCCTACACTTATagctctccaccaccaccaatgTACAATTCTCCTGCACCGAAAGTTGACTACAAGTCTCCACCACCTCCTTACGTATACAGTTCTCCTCCACCTCCACCAATGTATTCGCCATCTCCTAAAGTGGATTATAAATCCCCACCACCTCCTTACGTCTACAGTTCACCACTACCGCCATACTATTCACCTTCTCCAAAGGTGGATTACAAATCTCCACCACCTCCTTACGTGTATAGctcgccaccaccaccaccctaCATATACAGTTCTCCACCcccaccaccatactactcaCCTTCTCCTAAGGTAGACTACAAGTCTCCACCACCTCCTTACGTCTATAGCTCTCCACCACCACCCCCTTACGTTTACAACTCACCACCACCACCCCCGTACTACTCACCCTCTCCTAAAGTCGATtacaaatctcctccaccaccttaCGTCTACacttctccaccaccaccatactattCACCTTCTCCAAAACCCGCATACAAATCTCCACCACCTCCATATGTTTACaactctccaccaccaccatactactcaCCTTCTCCAAAGGTTGATTACAAATCTCCACCACCTCCTTACGTCTAcaaatctccaccaccaccatattaCTCACCTTCACCTAAACCAATATACAAATCTCCACCCCCACCGTATGTTTACagctcaccaccaccaccatactactcgCCTTCACCCAAACCCATATACAAATCTCCACCCCCACCATACGTCTACAGCTCCCCACCACCACCTTATTACTCTCCGTCACCCAAACCATCATACAAGTCTCCACCACCTCCGTACGCATACagctcaccaccaccaccatactactcgCCTTCACCCAAACCCATATACAAATCTCCACCCCCACCATACGTCTACAGCTCCCCACCACCACCTTATTACTCTCCGTCACCCAAACCCTCATACAAAtcgccaccaccaccatatgtctacagctctccaccaccaccatactactcgCCTTCACCTAAACCAGCATAcaaatctccaccaccaccatatatCTACAGCTCTCCcccaccaccatactactcgCCTTCACCCAAGCCCGTATACAAATCCCCACCACCGCCATACGTCTACAGCTCCCCACCCCCACCTTACTATTCTCCATCACCTAAACATGTATACAAATCTCCACCACCTCCGTATGTCTACAGCTCTCCGCCCCCACCATACTACTCTCCTTCTCCTAAGCCCGCGtacaaatctcctccaccaccatatgtctatagttctcctccaccaccatactATTCTCCTTCCCCTAAGCCCGCATACAAATCACCACCACCTCCGTATGCCTACAGCTCTCCGCCCCCACCATACTACTCTCCTTCTCCTAAGCCCGCTTACAAATCTTCACCACCACCATATGTATACAGCTCCCCACCTCCACCTTATTACTCTCCTTCACCAAAACATGTATAcaaatcaccaccaccaccatatgtttacaactctccaccaccaccatactattCACCATCACCTAAGGTGGTATACAAATCTCCACCACACCCACATGTTTGTGTTtgtccacctcctcctccatgTTACTCTCCTTCTCCAACACCATATGTTTACCATTCTCCACCTCCCCCACCTTATTACTCGCCTTCACCTAAACATGCATACAAATCCTCACCACCACCGTACGTCTAcagttctccaccaccaccatactactccCCTACTCCTAAGCATGCAtacaaatctcctccaccaccatacgtttacagctccccaccaccaccatactactctcCTTCCCCTAAGCCCACAtacaaatctcctccaccaccgtatGTCTATAGCTCTCCACCCCCACCACCGTATTACTCCCCTTCTCCAAAGGTTGAGtacaaatctcctccaccaccatatgtttacagctctccacctccaccaccgtaTTACTCTCCTTCTCCAAAGGTTGAGTACAAATatcctccaccaccatatgttTACAGCTCTCCTCCCCCACCACCGTATTATTCTCCTTCCCCAAAGGTTGAAtacaaatctcctccaccaccatatgtctacagctctccaccaccaccaccatattaCTCTCCTTCCCCAAAGGTTGAGtacaaatctcctccaccaccatatgtctacATCTCTCCACCGCCACCACCATATTACTCTCCTTCCCCAAAGGTTGAGtacaaatctcctccaccaccatatgtctacAGCTCTCCACCGCCACCACCATATTACTCTCCTTCTCCAAAGGTTGAGTACAAATCTCCCCCACCACCTTATGTCTACAGCtctccacctccaccaccatatTACTCTCCTTCTCCAAAGATTGAGtacaaatctcctccaccaccatatgtttacagctctccacctccaccaccatatTACTCTCCTTCTCCAAAGGTTGAGtacaaatctcctccaccaccatatgtctacagctctccacctccaccaccatacTCTCCTTCTCCAAAGGTTGAGtacaaatctcctccaccaccttaTGTCTATAGTTCACCACCTCCACCAGCGTATTACTCTCCTTCACCAAAGGTCGACTACAAAtcgccaccaccaccatatgtctacacatctccaccaccaccaacaTATTCTCCATCTCCAAAGGCCGAATACAAATCTCCTCCCCCACCTTCGTATTATTAA